Proteins encoded in a region of the bacterium genome:
- a CDS encoding electron transfer flavoprotein subunit beta/FixA family protein — protein sequence MNIIVCIKQVPDTTLVRIDPETNTIIREGVPSIINPFDTNAIETGLQVKEKYGGKTIAITMGPSQASEALREAISMGIDEAYLISDKAFAGSDTLATSMVLSFAIKKLGFSLIICGKQAIDGDTAQVGPEIAELLDIPHISYVCKLPEIMDGKIRAERELDEAYEIIEADLPCLITVTKQINEPRMAGLKRKLFAKAMQIPILTKKGLEIDENLCGLPGSPTQVVRIFTPPKKEGKKLSGSPEEMVSTLIKELRERMVIM from the coding sequence ATGAACATCATTGTCTGTATAAAGCAGGTGCCTGATACAACATTAGTAAGAATTGACCCAGAGACAAATACCATCATTAGAGAGGGTGTTCCATCCATAATTAACCCATTTGATACAAATGCCATTGAGACAGGGCTGCAAGTTAAAGAAAAATATGGGGGGAAAACAATTGCCATTACAATGGGTCCTTCCCAAGCAAGCGAAGCCTTAAGGGAGGCAATATCAATGGGCATAGATGAGGCATACCTCATATCTGACAAAGCATTTGCCGGCTCTGATACATTGGCAACCTCAATGGTTTTAAGCTTTGCCATAAAAAAGCTTGGATTTTCCCTGATTATCTGTGGAAAGCAGGCTATAGATGGCGATACAGCACAGGTTGGACCTGAGATTGCAGAATTGCTTGATATACCTCATATCTCTTATGTCTGTAAGCTACCAGAAATAATGGATGGAAAGATAAGGGCAGAGAGGGAGCTTGATGAGGCTTATGAAATAATAGAAGCTGATTTGCCTTGTCTTATCACAGTAACCAAGCAGATAAATGAGCCAAGGATGGCAGGATTAAAGAGAAAGCTTTTTGCAAAGGCCATGCAAATTCCAATTTTAACAAAGAAAGGGCTTGAAATAGATGAAAACCTTTGTGGTCTCCCTGGTTCTCCTACACAGGTGGTAAGAATATTCACCCCTCCTAAAAAAGAGGGAAAGAAACTTTCTGGAAGCCCTGAGGAGATGGTAAGCACATTGATAAAGGAGCTTAGGGAAAGGATGGTTATAATGTAA
- the polA gene encoding DNA polymerase I yields MSKLYLIDGHSMAYRAFYAISSLTTSRGEPTNAIYGFTIMLLKILKEEMPDYLCICFDSKTPTFRHNIYPKYKAHRERMPEEMHIQIPLIFEAIKHLGCFSASLDGYEADDLIASCVKRFENDVDEIFILTQDKDMFSLISEKTRVVCCKKGVIEKTIFDPLKTIEKFGVPPESILDLLSLIGDSSDNIPGAKGIGEKTGVELIKKYESLENILKKPEIIEEQKIRTLIEKEKGMIELSRELVCLKDDLPLNFSLSDLKIKTMDKKSLLSLFLELEFKTLIKEMSLKEEKEREMLPFSLISTEEGISLFLKENKLIISDGSNSFFSSFDEAKTLLEDKNIEKIGFDLKSLIILFKKQGINLNGGLFDIMIASYLLNPGLKQNIDDIFIRNLPNETPDAMGIFKLKGKLEKKLKEEGLFGVFEELEMPLVNVLSEMEASGIMVDKKYLVEFGGELNEKISLLSEKIYSFAGEFNLNSPKQLSFILFEKLNLPIIKRGKTGPSTDEEVLVSLSKLHPLPKLILDYRELAKLKSTYTDGIIPLIGEDGRVHTSFNQTITATGRLSSSNPNLQNIPIRTEVGKKIRRAFVASSSNVFLKADYSQIELRILAHISKDKALISSFIAGEDIHSNTASEIYGSSKITEEMRRQAKTINFGIVYGMSAYGLSKELGISPNNAQEMIDRYFILHPGVLMYIQETIQKARELGYVETLWKRKRFIPEILSKNKGIREFAERQAINMPIQGTCADLIKKAMIDVYKSLPSNCKLLLQVHDELLFEIPEKESSKIAPIVIESMKNAGKFDVPIEVNISIGKNWGEL; encoded by the coding sequence ATGAGCAAACTCTATCTCATTGATGGCCATTCAATGGCATATCGAGCATTCTATGCTATTTCTTCCCTTACAACATCAAGGGGAGAGCCAACAAATGCAATTTATGGCTTCACAATTATGCTCCTTAAAATTTTAAAAGAAGAAATGCCCGATTATCTGTGTATTTGCTTTGATTCAAAAACACCTACCTTTAGGCACAATATATATCCAAAATATAAGGCACATCGAGAGAGGATGCCAGAGGAGATGCATATTCAGATACCCTTAATTTTTGAGGCAATAAAACACTTGGGATGTTTTTCTGCCTCCCTTGATGGGTATGAGGCAGATGACCTTATTGCCTCCTGTGTCAAAAGATTTGAAAACGATGTAGATGAGATTTTTATCCTTACCCAGGACAAAGATATGTTTTCCCTTATTTCCGAAAAGACAAGGGTGGTATGCTGTAAGAAAGGGGTTATAGAAAAAACAATCTTTGACCCTTTAAAAACCATTGAAAAATTTGGGGTTCCTCCAGAAAGTATTTTAGACCTTCTCTCCTTAATTGGCGATAGCTCAGATAATATCCCAGGAGCAAAGGGCATCGGAGAAAAAACTGGGGTTGAGCTTATTAAAAAATACGAAAGCCTGGAAAATATTCTAAAAAAACCAGAGATAATTGAAGAGCAAAAGATAAGAACTCTCATTGAAAAAGAGAAAGGGATGATAGAATTAAGTAGAGAGCTTGTTTGTCTAAAGGACGACCTTCCCCTTAATTTTTCACTTTCCGACCTTAAGATAAAAACAATGGATAAAAAATCCCTCCTTTCTTTATTTTTAGAGCTTGAATTTAAAACATTGATCAAGGAGATGTCCTTAAAGGAGGAGAAAGAGAGGGAAATGTTGCCATTTTCTTTAATTTCAACAGAGGAAGGGATTTCTCTATTTCTTAAAGAGAATAAGCTCATTATCTCTGATGGTTCTAATTCCTTCTTTTCCTCCTTTGATGAAGCAAAGACTTTGCTTGAGGATAAAAATATAGAAAAGATAGGCTTTGACTTAAAATCCCTCATTATCCTTTTTAAAAAACAGGGTATAAATTTAAATGGGGGCTTATTTGACATTATGATTGCTTCTTATCTTCTTAACCCAGGCTTAAAGCAGAACATTGATGATATATTTATAAGAAACCTTCCCAATGAAACCCCTGATGCAATGGGCATATTCAAGCTAAAGGGAAAATTGGAAAAAAAGCTAAAGGAAGAAGGTCTTTTTGGAGTATTTGAGGAATTGGAGATGCCTCTGGTAAATGTCCTTTCCGAGATGGAAGCTTCTGGGATAATGGTTGATAAGAAATACCTTGTAGAATTTGGCGGTGAGCTAAATGAGAAAATCTCTCTTTTAAGTGAAAAGATATATAGCTTTGCGGGAGAATTTAATCTAAACTCACCAAAACAGCTTTCCTTTATTCTATTTGAAAAGCTAAATCTTCCCATAATAAAAAGGGGAAAAACCGGGCCATCCACCGATGAGGAGGTTCTTGTTTCTCTATCAAAGCTACATCCCTTACCAAAGCTTATTCTAGATTATCGGGAGCTTGCAAAGCTTAAATCGACCTATACGGACGGCATTATTCCCCTGATTGGAGAGGATGGAAGGGTTCATACCTCATTTAATCAGACAATTACAGCCACAGGAAGGCTTTCATCAAGCAATCCAAATCTACAGAATATCCCCATAAGGACAGAGGTTGGAAAAAAAATAAGAAGGGCATTTGTGGCTAGTTCTTCAAATGTATTTCTAAAGGCAGATTATTCACAAATTGAGCTTCGTATCCTTGCCCATATCTCAAAAGACAAAGCCCTTATTTCCTCATTTATTGCCGGTGAGGACATCCATTCAAATACAGCATCAGAGATTTATGGTAGCTCAAAGATAACAGAGGAAATGAGGCGTCAGGCAAAGACGATAAACTTTGGGATAGTATATGGAATGAGTGCTTATGGCTTATCAAAGGAGCTTGGTATATCACCAAATAATGCACAGGAGATGATTGATAGGTATTTTATCCTCCATCCAGGGGTTTTAATGTATATCCAGGAAACAATACAAAAGGCAAGGGAGCTTGGATATGTTGAAACCCTATGGAAAAGAAAAAGGTTCATCCCAGAAATACTTAGCAAAAATAAAGGAATTCGTGAGTTTGCAGAAAGACAGGCGATAAATATGCCCATTCAGGGAACCTGTGCAGATTTGATAAAAAAGGCAATGATTGATGTTTATAAAAGCCTTCCCTCTAATTGCAAGCTCCTCCTTCAGGTTCACGATGAGCTTCTGTTTGAAATTCCAGAGAAAGAATCATCTAAGATAGCACCAATTGTCATAGAGTCTATGAAGAACGCAGGTAAATTTGATGTGCCAATAGAGGTAAATATATCCATTGGCAAGAATTGGGGAGAGCTTTAA